One genomic segment of Primulina tabacum isolate GXHZ01 chromosome 9, ASM2559414v2, whole genome shotgun sequence includes these proteins:
- the LOC142556275 gene encoding RAF-like serine/threonine-protein kinase 20 isoform X2: MKSEFYNENGRNTGSDSANATPSDLNYGNEYQHNVSVQTGEEFSPEFLRDRVMSRRNPFVNEVDCNTKNKQCLDVSENQHHLAYEDLTGHPGSRTSDGSFSGKMKFLCSFSGRIFPRPNDGKLRYVGGETKILSIRKNITYVELMRKTSGICNQAHTIKYQLPGEDLDALISVSSDEDLHHMIEEYHDLERSSQRLRIFLVSSSDGEGSCSLDPKTTQKGDADRYVVAVNGMFDPSHQRSSSRESLASQRGSNLDGSPTIQRDSPSSHHRKEKRSEGSSTNLKFRPSSPASQFLNASYILSPPLSPVRFKEPNNSYIKRYEDVLYHDDCEYAHPNVMDAPGFDHPSWADATGYRVQVIGSPTMGSHLRKSSKEFENLPSCDPSNFNRRGSKNTVRQYEERPSEVSSSYQLRVVSQQQRMADENYQVFSHKNCLSQENVNGMKQSGTSTDYAPDAKFVEHKWNLPKIICLPDSNLGSHTPIPQMQGPENPASLSNYMENPSEIHSQPLQNPHKIGTPEIPVIVEDVTGHVPLDVPFSSKAIPHVQDEPIDEIESPGQETENGSVIPESDYDVFSADEDNKDESISDAAIIEMEAGIYGLQIIKNADLEDLHELGSGTFGTVYHGKWRGTDVAIKRIKKSCFAGRSSEQERLTKDFWREAQILSKLHHPNVVAFYGVVPDGPETTLATVTEYMANGSLRRVLLKKERALDRRKKMIIALDAAFGMEYLHLKSIVHFDLKCDNLLVNLGDPHRPVCKVGDFGLSRIKQNTLVSGGVRGTLPWMAPELLNGSSSRVSEKVDVFSFGIAMWEILTGEEPYANMHCGAIIGGIVNNTLRPPIPERCDEEWRNLMEECWTHDPAIRPSFTEITNRLRAMSTALQPKKFSRVKR; the protein is encoded by the exons ATGAAGAGCGAATTTTATAATGAGAATGGCCGAAACACAGGTTCTGATTCAGCCAATGCCACTCCAAGTGATCTAAACTATGGAAATGAATACCAGCATAATGTTTCTGTTCAGACTGGCGAAGAATTTTCACCTGAGTTTTTGAGGGATCGTGTTATGTCTAGAAGAAATCCTTTTGTGAATGAGGTAGATTGTAATACAAAGAATAAGCAATGTTTGGATGTTTCGGAGAATCAGCACCATCTTGCGTATGAGGATCTAACAGGTCATCCTGGATCAAGAACGTCAGATGGTTCGTTCTCGGGAAAAATGAAATTTCTGTGCAGCTTCAGTGGAAGAATATTTCCGAGACCGAATGATGGGAAGCTTAGATATGTCGGTGGAGAGACGAAGATTTTATCTATTCGGAAAAACATAACTTATGTCGAGCTTATGAGAAAGACCAGTGGAATTTGTAATCAAGCTCACACAATTAAGTACCAGCTTCCTGGTGAAGACTTGGATGCACTTATATCCGTCTCTTCGGACGAGGATCTTCATCATATGATAGAAGAGTACCATGATTTAGAGAGAAGTTCTCAAAGACTAAGAATATTTCTTGTTTCTTCGAGTGATGGTGAAGGCTCGTGTTCTTTGGACCCGAAGACCACACAGAAAGGTGATGCCGATCGGTATGTTGTTGCCGTAAATGGCATGTTTGATCCAAGCCATCAAAGGAGCTCAAGTCGGGAGAGTTTGGCAAGCCAGAGGGGAAGTAATCTGGATGGAAGTCCTACCATTCAGAGGGACTCCCCATCATCACATCATCGTAAAGAGAAAAGAAGCGAAGGGAGCTCCACAAATCTGAAATTTAGGCCTTCAAGTCCTGCTTCCCAATTTCTTAACGCATCTTATATTCTGTCTCCTCCTCTGTCTCCCGTTCGGTTTAAAGAGCCAAATAATTCTTACATAAAACGTTATGAAGACGTTTTGTATCATGATGACTGTGAATATGCTCATCCAAATGTGATGGATGCCCCAGGTTTCGACCACCCCTCATGGGCTGATGCCACAGGTTATCGTGTGCAAGTGATAGGTAGTCCTACAATGGGCTCTCACCTTCGGAAGTCGAGTAAAGAATTTGAGAATCTTCCATCATGTGATCCAAGTAACTTTAATAGGAGAGGTTCGAAAAATACTGTGCGACAGTATGAAGAGAGGCCTTCAGAAGTTTCCAGTTCATATCAACTAAGGGTAGTATCACAACAACAACGGATGGCAGATGAGAATTATCAAGTTTTCTCGCATAAGAATTGTCTCTCTCAAGAAAACGTGAATG GTATGAAACAAAGCGGCACTAGCACTGATTATGCTCCAGATGCCAAATTTGTGGAGCACAAATGGAATTTGCCAAAAATAATATGTCTCCCAGACTCAAACCTTGGTTCACATACCCCTATCCCACAAATGCAAGGGCCCGAGAATCCTGCTTCATTGTCTAATTATATGGAAAATCCATCAGAAATCCATTCTCAACCTTTACAGAACCCTCATAAAATCGGCACACCAGAAATTCCAGTAATAGTTGAAGATGTGACGGGTCATGTGCCACTGGATGTCCCGTTCTCCTCTAAGGCTATTCCTCATGTACAGGACGAACCGATTGATGAGATAGAATCACCCGGACAAGAAACGGAAAATGGAAGTGTCATCCCCGAATCTGACTATGAT GTTTTTAGTGCTGATGAAGATaataaggatgaatcgataagTGATGCTGCAATAATAGAAATGGAAGCTGGCATATATGGTTTGCAG ATCATTAAAAATGCTGATCTTGAAGACCTACACGAGTTGGGATCTGGTACATTTGGAACTGTTTATCATGGAAAGTGGAGGGGAACAGATGTTGCCATCAAGAGAATAAAGAAGAGTTGTTTTGCAGGGAGATCCTCAGAACAAGAAAGACTG ACTAAAGATTTTTGGAGGGAGGCTCAAATTCTTTCCAAACTTCACCATCCAAATGTAGTAGCATTTTATGGAGTCGTTCCTGATGGACCTGAAACCACATTAGCTACTGTAACTGAGTACATGGCTAATGGATCGTTAAGGCGTGTCCTATTAAAGAAAGAAAG GGCACTTGATCGGCGTAAAAAAATGATAATTGCATTGGATGCTGCCTTTGGCATGGAGTACTTGCATTTGAAAAGCATTGTTCATTTTGATTTAAAATGTGATAATTTGCTGGTAAACTTAGGAGATCCACATCGACCCGTGTGCAAA GTTGGCGATTTTGGACTATCAAGAATCAAGCAGAACACCCTTGTGTCAGGTGGTGTGCGTGGAACGCTTCCGTGGATGGCTCCCGAGCTACTAAATGGAAGTAGTAGTCGAGTTTCTGAAAAA GTTGATGTTTTCTCGTTCGGAATTGCTATGTGGGAAATCTTGACTGGCGAAGAACCGTATGCAAACATGCATTGTGGAGCTATTATAG GTGGGATTGTAAATAATACACTTCGGCCACCGATCCCGGAACGGTGTGACGAAGAATGGAGAAATTTGATGGAAGAATGCTGGACACATGATCCTGCTATCAGGCCTTCTTTTACAGAAATAACAAACAGACTTCGTGCTATGTCCACTGCTCTCCAACCAAAGAAATTCAGTAGAGTCAAAAGATGA
- the LOC142556275 gene encoding RAF-like serine/threonine-protein kinase 20 isoform X1 translates to MKSEFYNENGRNTGSDSANATPSDLNYGNEYQHNVSVQTGEEFSPEFLRDRVMSRRNPFVNEVDCNTKNKQCLDVSENQHHLAYEDLTGHPGSRTSDGSFSGKMKFLCSFSGRIFPRPNDGKLRYVGGETKILSIRKNITYVELMRKTSGICNQAHTIKYQLPGEDLDALISVSSDEDLHHMIEEYHDLERSSQRLRIFLVSSSDGEGSCSLDPKTTQKGDADRYVVAVNGMFDPSHQRSSSRESLASQRGSNLDGSPTIQRDSPSSHHRKEKRSEGSSTNLKFRPSSPASQFLNASYILSPPLSPVRFKEPNNSYIKRYEDVLYHDDCEYAHPNVMDAPGFDHPSWADATGYRVQVIGSPTMGSHLRKSSKEFENLPSCDPSNFNRRGSKNTVRQYEERPSEVSSSYQLRVVSQQQRMADENYQVFSHKNCLSQENVNGNEDYIEWYLDTNVSVEKKDTSFDTGMKQSGTSTDYAPDAKFVEHKWNLPKIICLPDSNLGSHTPIPQMQGPENPASLSNYMENPSEIHSQPLQNPHKIGTPEIPVIVEDVTGHVPLDVPFSSKAIPHVQDEPIDEIESPGQETENGSVIPESDYDVFSADEDNKDESISDAAIIEMEAGIYGLQIIKNADLEDLHELGSGTFGTVYHGKWRGTDVAIKRIKKSCFAGRSSEQERLTKDFWREAQILSKLHHPNVVAFYGVVPDGPETTLATVTEYMANGSLRRVLLKKERALDRRKKMIIALDAAFGMEYLHLKSIVHFDLKCDNLLVNLGDPHRPVCKVGDFGLSRIKQNTLVSGGVRGTLPWMAPELLNGSSSRVSEKVDVFSFGIAMWEILTGEEPYANMHCGAIIGGIVNNTLRPPIPERCDEEWRNLMEECWTHDPAIRPSFTEITNRLRAMSTALQPKKFSRVKR, encoded by the exons ATGAAGAGCGAATTTTATAATGAGAATGGCCGAAACACAGGTTCTGATTCAGCCAATGCCACTCCAAGTGATCTAAACTATGGAAATGAATACCAGCATAATGTTTCTGTTCAGACTGGCGAAGAATTTTCACCTGAGTTTTTGAGGGATCGTGTTATGTCTAGAAGAAATCCTTTTGTGAATGAGGTAGATTGTAATACAAAGAATAAGCAATGTTTGGATGTTTCGGAGAATCAGCACCATCTTGCGTATGAGGATCTAACAGGTCATCCTGGATCAAGAACGTCAGATGGTTCGTTCTCGGGAAAAATGAAATTTCTGTGCAGCTTCAGTGGAAGAATATTTCCGAGACCGAATGATGGGAAGCTTAGATATGTCGGTGGAGAGACGAAGATTTTATCTATTCGGAAAAACATAACTTATGTCGAGCTTATGAGAAAGACCAGTGGAATTTGTAATCAAGCTCACACAATTAAGTACCAGCTTCCTGGTGAAGACTTGGATGCACTTATATCCGTCTCTTCGGACGAGGATCTTCATCATATGATAGAAGAGTACCATGATTTAGAGAGAAGTTCTCAAAGACTAAGAATATTTCTTGTTTCTTCGAGTGATGGTGAAGGCTCGTGTTCTTTGGACCCGAAGACCACACAGAAAGGTGATGCCGATCGGTATGTTGTTGCCGTAAATGGCATGTTTGATCCAAGCCATCAAAGGAGCTCAAGTCGGGAGAGTTTGGCAAGCCAGAGGGGAAGTAATCTGGATGGAAGTCCTACCATTCAGAGGGACTCCCCATCATCACATCATCGTAAAGAGAAAAGAAGCGAAGGGAGCTCCACAAATCTGAAATTTAGGCCTTCAAGTCCTGCTTCCCAATTTCTTAACGCATCTTATATTCTGTCTCCTCCTCTGTCTCCCGTTCGGTTTAAAGAGCCAAATAATTCTTACATAAAACGTTATGAAGACGTTTTGTATCATGATGACTGTGAATATGCTCATCCAAATGTGATGGATGCCCCAGGTTTCGACCACCCCTCATGGGCTGATGCCACAGGTTATCGTGTGCAAGTGATAGGTAGTCCTACAATGGGCTCTCACCTTCGGAAGTCGAGTAAAGAATTTGAGAATCTTCCATCATGTGATCCAAGTAACTTTAATAGGAGAGGTTCGAAAAATACTGTGCGACAGTATGAAGAGAGGCCTTCAGAAGTTTCCAGTTCATATCAACTAAGGGTAGTATCACAACAACAACGGATGGCAGATGAGAATTATCAAGTTTTCTCGCATAAGAATTGTCTCTCTCAAGAAAACGTGAATGGTAATGAGGATTATATTGAATGGTATCTAGATACAAACGTTTCGGTTGAAAAAAAGGACACTTCTTTCGATACAGGTATGAAACAAAGCGGCACTAGCACTGATTATGCTCCAGATGCCAAATTTGTGGAGCACAAATGGAATTTGCCAAAAATAATATGTCTCCCAGACTCAAACCTTGGTTCACATACCCCTATCCCACAAATGCAAGGGCCCGAGAATCCTGCTTCATTGTCTAATTATATGGAAAATCCATCAGAAATCCATTCTCAACCTTTACAGAACCCTCATAAAATCGGCACACCAGAAATTCCAGTAATAGTTGAAGATGTGACGGGTCATGTGCCACTGGATGTCCCGTTCTCCTCTAAGGCTATTCCTCATGTACAGGACGAACCGATTGATGAGATAGAATCACCCGGACAAGAAACGGAAAATGGAAGTGTCATCCCCGAATCTGACTATGAT GTTTTTAGTGCTGATGAAGATaataaggatgaatcgataagTGATGCTGCAATAATAGAAATGGAAGCTGGCATATATGGTTTGCAG ATCATTAAAAATGCTGATCTTGAAGACCTACACGAGTTGGGATCTGGTACATTTGGAACTGTTTATCATGGAAAGTGGAGGGGAACAGATGTTGCCATCAAGAGAATAAAGAAGAGTTGTTTTGCAGGGAGATCCTCAGAACAAGAAAGACTG ACTAAAGATTTTTGGAGGGAGGCTCAAATTCTTTCCAAACTTCACCATCCAAATGTAGTAGCATTTTATGGAGTCGTTCCTGATGGACCTGAAACCACATTAGCTACTGTAACTGAGTACATGGCTAATGGATCGTTAAGGCGTGTCCTATTAAAGAAAGAAAG GGCACTTGATCGGCGTAAAAAAATGATAATTGCATTGGATGCTGCCTTTGGCATGGAGTACTTGCATTTGAAAAGCATTGTTCATTTTGATTTAAAATGTGATAATTTGCTGGTAAACTTAGGAGATCCACATCGACCCGTGTGCAAA GTTGGCGATTTTGGACTATCAAGAATCAAGCAGAACACCCTTGTGTCAGGTGGTGTGCGTGGAACGCTTCCGTGGATGGCTCCCGAGCTACTAAATGGAAGTAGTAGTCGAGTTTCTGAAAAA GTTGATGTTTTCTCGTTCGGAATTGCTATGTGGGAAATCTTGACTGGCGAAGAACCGTATGCAAACATGCATTGTGGAGCTATTATAG GTGGGATTGTAAATAATACACTTCGGCCACCGATCCCGGAACGGTGTGACGAAGAATGGAGAAATTTGATGGAAGAATGCTGGACACATGATCCTGCTATCAGGCCTTCTTTTACAGAAATAACAAACAGACTTCGTGCTATGTCCACTGCTCTCCAACCAAAGAAATTCAGTAGAGTCAAAAGATGA